The Triticum aestivum cultivar Chinese Spring chromosome 3A, IWGSC CS RefSeq v2.1, whole genome shotgun sequence genome includes a region encoding these proteins:
- the LOC123060091 gene encoding LOW QUALITY PROTEIN: uncharacterized protein (The sequence of the model RefSeq protein was modified relative to this genomic sequence to represent the inferred CDS: substituted 2 bases at 2 genomic stop codons), with the protein MAAAADEAWCRETVPRVMELVSPRLPQRDACALLSVSPWCHRSLAANPKLWEVLDLHETKKAGERLISALSMARYRHLKVVNLEFAQDIEDRHFLHLKEMGAILLEELEFLNLNACQKISDTGIGAATSLCPNLRALSIYWIVGLTDASTEHIVKNCKQIIDLNLSGCKNISDRGIQLVADNYQGLQKLDITRCIKLTDDALQKVLEKCSALESLNMYALSSFTDKAYTKIGYLANLTFLDLCGAQGSQNLTDDGLSSISRCGSLTYLNLSWCVRVTDVGVVAIAQGCRTLELLSLFGILGVTDACLEALSKSCSNSLTTLDVNGCTGIKIWFSYFLQINCLIDEYPCLTEEEPGRADPTVPTIELLQSAQLETTAQAFLAGRSDWLLATGSSSXSXSRAMGWAIALHGGAGDIPRTLPPERREPRLATLRRCLDLGAAALRAGRSALDVVELVVRELEDCPHFNAGKGSVLTSDGTVEMEASVMDATGMRCGAVSGLSTVVNPISLARLVMDKTPHIYLAFEGAEAFARDQGVETRDQSHFITEENIERLRNAKEANRVQIDYTQYNYTDPICAPNNDDNSRTGTVGCVAVDASGGLASATSTGGLVNKMAGRIGDTPVIGAGTYANALCAVSTTGKGEDIMRHTVARDVVAVMEHRGLSLEEAAARVVAGVPRGSVGLVAVSAAGEVTMPYNTTGMFRACATEDGYSEVAIWPA; encoded by the exons atggcggcggcggcggacgaggcgTGGTGCCGGGAGACGGTTCCCCGGGTGATGGAGCTGGTGAGCCCGCGCCTCCCCCAGCGCGACGCCTGCGCCCTGCTCTCCGTCAGCCCCTGGTGCCACCGCTCCCTCGCCGCCAACCCCAAGCTCTGGGAG GTACTCGACCTGCACGAGACGAAGAAAGCTGGCGAGCGGCTCATTTCCGCGCTTTCAATG GCAAGGTATCGCCATCTCAAAGTCGTGAACCTTGAATTCGCTCAAGATATCGAGGACCGGCATTTTCTCCATCTGAAAGAAATG GGTGCTATCTTACTAGAAGAGTTGGAATTCCTGAACCTAAATGCATGTCAGAAGATCTCTGATACAGGGATTGGAGCTGCTACCAGTCTTTGTCCTAATCTTCGGGCCCTGTCGATCTATTGGATTGTTGG ATTGACAGACGCAAGCACTGAACATATTGTGAAGAACTGCAAGCAGATAATCGACTTGAATCTGAGTGGCTGCAAG AACATCTCAGATAGAGGAATACAGCTAGTTGCCGATAATTATCAAGGACTACAGAAATTGGACATAACCAG GTGTATTAAGTTGACTGATGATGCATTGCAAAAAGTTCTTGAGAAATGCTCTGCTCTTGAAAGCTTGAACATGTATGCCCTTTCAAG TTTTACCGACAAGGCTTATACAAAAATTGGATATTTAGCCAACCTCACATTTCTAGACTTATGTGGGGCCCAG GGTTCCCAGAACCTAACTGATGACGGTCTTAGCAGTATATCAAGATGCGGAAGTTTGACATATCTCAATTTATCTTG GTGCGTCCGTGTTACTGATGTTGGGGTGGTAGCTATCGCACAAGGTTGTCGGACCCTTGAACTACTAAG TTTATTTGGAATACTTGGAGTAACTGATGCCTGCCTGGAGGCTTTGTCAAAATCTTGCTCAAATAGTCTCACGACTCTGGATGTAAATGGCTGTACTGGTATTAAG ATCTGGTTTTCCTACT TTCTGCAAATCAATTGTTTGATTGACGAGTACCCTTGTTTGACAGAGGAGGAGCCGGGACGAGCTGATCCAACTGTTCCCACGATTGAGTTGCTTCAAAGTGCACAGCTAGAAACAACGGCTCAGGCTTTT TTGGCTGGACGATCCGACTGGCTACTGGCTACTGGTAGCAGCAGCTGATCCTGATCGAGAGCGATGGGGTGGGCGATCGCGCTGCACGGCGGCGCCGGGGACATCCCGCGCACGCTGCCGCCGGAGCGCCGGGAGCCCCGCCTCGCCACGCTCCGCCGCTGCCTCGACCTCGGCGCCGCCGCGCTCCGGGCCGGCCGCTCCGCCCTCGACGTCGTCGAGCTCGTC GTGAGAGAGCTGGAGGACTGCCCGCACTTCAACGCCGGCAAGGGGTCGGTGCTCACCAGCGACGGCACGGTGGAGATGGAGGCCTCCGTCATGGACGCCACCGGCATGCGCTGCGGCGCCGTCTCGGGCCTCTCCACCGTCGTCAACCCCATCTCCCTCGCCAGGCTCGTCATGGACAAGACGCCGCACATCTACCTCGCCTTCGAAGGGGCCGAGGCCTTCGCAAGAGACCAG GGTGTGGAGACCAGGGATCAAAGCCACTTCATAACAGAGGAAAACATTGAGAGGCTCAGAAACGCCAAAGAGGCCAACAGGGTGCAG ATCGACTACACCCAGTACAACTACACCGACCCAATCTGCGCTCCCAACAACGACGACAACAGCCGGACCGGCACGGTGGGCTGCGTGGCCGTCGACGCCTCGGGCGGCCTGGCATCGGCGACCTCCACGGGCGGGCTGGTGAACAAGATGGCCGGCAGGATCGGCGACACCCCGGTCATCGGCGCCGGCACCTACGCCAACGCCCTCTGCGCCGTGTCCACCACGGGCAAGGGCGAGGACATCATGAGGCACACCGTGGCGCGCGACGTGGTGGCGGTGATGGAGCACCGGGGCCTCTCGCTGGAGGAGGCCGCCGCGCGCGTCGTGGCCGGCGTGCCCCGGGGCTCCGTGGGGCTCGTGGCCGTGTCGGCCGCCGGGGAGGTCACCATGCCCTACAACACCACGGGGATGTTCAGGGCGTGCGCCACCGAGGACGGCTACTCCGAGGTTGCCATATGGCCTGCATGA